A window from Burkholderiales bacterium encodes these proteins:
- the gmk gene encoding guanylate kinase — MSGILFIVAAPSGAGKTSLVAALLERDRNLRLSVSYTTRPPREGEVDGRHYHFVDPSTFQEMLERGEFLESAEVYGNRYGTSQAWVRRQLEAGTDVLLEIDCQGAAQVRRLMPEAVGVFILPPSMEVLKRRLEKRGTEPPEAIARRLAAARAEMGRVGEFDYVIINNRFDEALDDLASVVRAERLKVARQLERHRPLIESLTK; from the coding sequence ATGAGCGGCATCCTCTTCATCGTCGCCGCCCCCTCCGGAGCCGGTAAGACCAGCCTCGTCGCCGCGTTGCTGGAGCGGGACCGAAACCTGCGCCTCTCGGTGTCTTACACCACGCGCCCGCCCCGGGAAGGGGAGGTGGACGGCCGCCATTACCACTTCGTCGACCCGTCCACGTTCCAGGAGATGCTGGAGCGGGGGGAGTTCCTGGAAAGCGCCGAGGTCTACGGCAACCGCTACGGCACTTCCCAGGCCTGGGTGCGCCGCCAGCTCGAAGCCGGGACGGACGTGCTGCTGGAGATCGACTGCCAGGGGGCAGCCCAGGTGCGGCGACTGATGCCGGAGGCGGTAGGTGTCTTCATCCTCCCGCCCTCGATGGAGGTACTCAAGCGCCGGCTGGAAAAGCGGGGCACGGAACCCCCCGAGGCGATCGCCCGGCGGCTGGCAGCCGCCCGGGCGGAAATGGGCCGTGTCGGAGAATTTGACTATGTTATTATCAATAACCGGTTTGACGAGGCGCTCGATGACCTGGCCTCGGTGGTACGGGCCGAGCGGCTGAAGGTGGCACGGCAGCTCGAGCGCCACCGCCCGCTGATCGAGTCGCTCACGAAATAA
- the rpoZ gene encoding DNA-directed RNA polymerase subunit omega, with protein MARITVDDCLKHIPNRFELTLAATYRARQIAHGAAPLIEGLKDKPTVIALREIAAGKVGLEVLNKGQL; from the coding sequence ATGGCTCGTATCACGGTCGACGACTGCTTGAAGCACATTCCGAACCGTTTCGAATTGACGCTGGCCGCCACCTATCGGGCGCGCCAGATCGCCCATGGCGCCGCCCCTCTGATCGAGGGGCTCAAGGACAAGCCGACGGTCATCGCCCTGCGGGAGATCGCCGCCGGCAAGGTGGGGCTGGAGGTCCTCAACAAGGGGCAGTTGTAG